Part of the Niallia alba genome is shown below.
TTATCTCCCCCAAGAGTCCACATCGACGGGGAGGTTTGGCACCTCGATGTCGGCTCATCGCATCCTGGGGCTGTAGTCGGTCCCAAGGGTTGGGCTGTTCGCCCATTAAAGCGGTACGCGAGCTGGGTTCAGAACGTCGTGAGACAGTTCGGTCCCTATCCGTCGTGGGCGTAGGAAATTTGAGAGGAGCTGTCCTTAGTACGAGAGGACCGGGATGGACGCACCGCTGGTGTACCAGTTGTCTTGCCAAAGGCATCGCTGGGTAGCTATGTGCGGAAGGGATAAGTGCTGAAAGCATCTAAGCATGAAGCCCCCCTCAAGATGAGATTTCCCATAGCGTAAGCTAGTAAGATCCCTGAAAGATGATCAGGTTGATAGGTCAGAGATGGAAGCGTGGCGACATGTGGAGTTGACTGATACTAATAGATCGAGGACTTAACTAAAATGAAAAGCGGAAACGCCTGTTTATCGACGTAGAAACTGGAGGAGCATCGACTGAGATAAAGGAAACACGATGAACGTAAGTGAATCGATGTTGACTTATCGTAGGGAGATGATCGGAAGTTTGATAGGCGATAGGCGTTGGAGCTGGACAAAATGATTACTCATTTCTTTCTTTTTACTTCATAATCTAGTTTTGAGGGAATAACCTCAAAATAAAATAGTCTGGTGGCGATAGCGAGAAGGTCACACCCGTTCCCATACCGAACACGGAAGTTAAGCTTCTCAGCGCCGATGGTAGTTGGGGGTTCTCCCCCTGTGAGAGTAGGACGTCGCCAGGCTTTTATTATTTAATATCGTCGCGGGGTGGAGCAGTCTGGTAGCTCGTCGGGCTCATAACCCGAAGGTCGCAGGTTCAAATCCTGTCCCCGCAATCAAACAATGAAAAAATCCTTAGGAATAAACCTAAGGATTTTTTGTTCGTCTAGGAATTTTTAAAATGGAGACACTGTGGATAACTAGATAAACAAATGAAATTTGGAAGTTGAGCATGTTTCCACGAAAAAACAAGGAGACTTACTTTAGACTCATTAAGTTATTGAGTATAATAAAGGATAATACCATTATTAAATTTGTATTAGGAGTAATTTATGAATAACTTTGAATGGAAGGCAGATAACGCGGAAGAAACAATTGGTTTTGCTGAGCGAATTGCATCACTCTTAGAAGCCGGAGATGTCATCACTTTAGAAGGTGACCTTGGAGCAGGCAAAACAACTTTTACAAAGGGAATAGCAAGAGGGTTAGGAATAACTAAAACAGTTAATAGTCCTACCTTTACAATTATTAAAGAATATCAAGGGAAAATGCCTTTATATCATATGGATGTTTACCGATTAAAGGATAGCGATGAGGATTTAGGATTTGATGAGTACTTTGAAGGGGATGGAGTTACTGTTGTTGAGTGGGCTCATTTAATTGAGGATCAACTGCCACTGGAATACCTGCAAATTCAATTGTTTTATGATAACACATCGGGTAGAAAAATTATACTATCCCCAAAGGGCTCTCGCTATATGCAATTATGTAAGGAGTTATTTTAATGAAGATATTAGCAATAGATACATCAAATTTTGTTTTAGGAATTGCTTTATATGAAAATGGGAAGGTAATTGGGGAGTATATTACAAACTTGAAAAAGAACCATTCGATTAGAGCGATGCCTGCAATTGAACAGTTAATGAAGGATTGTGATATAAAACCAAAGGATCTTTCCAAGATTGTGGTAGCAAAAGGGCCTGGATCTTATACAGGTGTTCGGATTGGAGTAACCATTGCTAAAACACTTGCGTGGACTTTAAACATCCCATTAGTGGGTGTCTCTAGTCTAGAAGTACTTGCTGCATCGGTGGGAAGATATTTTGATGGGTATGTTTCTCCCCTATTTGATGCAAGAAGAGGACAGATTTATACGGGGCTATATCAATTTACCAGCAATGATATGGAAGTCGTAAAAAATGACCAATTGATTCTGTCTACTGATTGGGTAGAACAGCTTGCGTCATTAAAACAGCGAATATTGTTTGTAGGGAATGATTTGCCTATACACCAAGATATTTTTACAGAGGGATTAGGGAAGTTTGCTCATATAACAGATGCAGTGGATTTTAATCCTAGACCGTCTATTCTCGCAATGTTAGGTGAAGCGAGACCGGAAGAAGCGATACATACATTTACACCTAACTATATTCGATTAGCAGAGGCAGAGGCAAATTGGCTTAAGGCAAATAAAGAGAAAAAGGAAGACAGGGGATAATGTCAGCATTCGAATTTCGCTATATGACAGTCGCAGATATCGATAATGTTTTTTTAATCGAAACAATCTCTTTTCCTACTCCCTGGAGTAAAGAAGCTTTCTATAATGAGCTAACACAAAATCGATTCGCGAAGTATATTGTGATTCAATATGAAGAAGAGTTGGTCGGGTACTGTGGAGTATGGATTGTGGTAGATGAAGCACATATTACTAATATCGCGATTTTACCAGAGTACAGAGGGAGAAAGCTTGGTGAAACATTACTTACTAAAGTAATGGAAGAGGCAAGGAAAATGGGAGCTACTTCTATGACATTAGAAGTCCGTGTAACGAACGTCGTGGCACAGAATTTATATAGAAAACTGGGATTTCAAAATGGGGCAATCAGAAAGAAGTATTATACAGATAATCAAGAAGATGCTTTAGTAATGTGGGTGAAATTATGAAGAATAATAATGTGATTATAATGGGTATGGAAACAAGTTGTGATGAAACAGCAGTTTCTATTGTAAAAAATGGAACCGAAATTCTTTCCAATATCGTTGCTTCTCAAATTGAAAGCCATAAACGATTTGGCGGAGTTGTTCCAGAAATTGCTTCAAGACATCATGTGGAGCAAATTACGCTTGTAATAGAAGAGGCACTTTCCCAGGCCGGTATAACGTATGAAGAAATTGATGCAATTGCGGTAACAGAAGGACCCGGTTTAGTAGGGGCTCTTTTAATAGGAGTAAATGCAGCGAAAGCAATTAGTTTTGCACATGATATCCCCCTTGTCGGTGTACATCATATTGCTGGCCATATATATGCAAATCGACTTGTGGATAACTTAGAATTTCCTTTATTGGCACTTGTGGTTTCTGGAGGCCATACAGAATTAGTGTTAATGAAAGAGCATGGTCATTTTGAGGTTATCGGAGAAACAAGAGATGATGCGGCTGGAGAAGCATACGATAAAGTTGCAAGAACGCTTAATCTTCCTTATCCAGGTGGACCTCATATTGATCGATTAGCAGGAGAAGGAAATCCGAAAGCGGTGAAGCTACCAAGAGCATGGATAGAAGGTACATATGATTTTAGCTTCAGTGGATTAAAATCAGCAGTTATCAACACTGTGCATAACGCAGAGCAACGAGGAGAAGTTATTAGACCAGAAGACTTGGCCGCTAGTTTTCAAGAAAGTGTAGTGGATGTATTAGTATCAAAGACTGTGGAAGCAGCAGAAGAATATCAGGTGAAACAAGTTGTATTAGCTGGTGGAGTTGCGGCTAACAATGGTCTTCGAACAGCTCTTATGGATAAATTTAAGGAAATGGATTCTGTGAAACTAACTATCCCTCCATTATCTTTATGCACAGATAACGCCGCAATGATTGCTGCAGCGGGAACTATTTTTTATGAAAAAGGGCATCGGGCTGAATTGGATTTGAACGGAAATCCAGGATTAGATATAACTATCCACAATGAAAAAGAATAAGACTTTTTACTTATATGCATAGAATAGAGTAATTGTGAATAAATATGATGTTATATACACAAACTGTGGATAATGTGAGTAATTTATTATGTTTTTGTGGATAATGTGTATAAACATGTGGAAAGCTTATATAATAACTTCTTAATATGTGGATAATAATGTGGAAAAAAAGTACTGGGTAAGTGAATACCCAGTACTTTTTACTTATCTGACAATTCGGTCCATTCATCCATTAAACGCTCCATTTGATCTTTTAGCTGTTCAAGGTTTTTATTTAGCTCTAAAACTTTTTCGTGGTCCTGAAAGACTTCAGGTTCGCAAAGAAGGGCTTCATGTTCCGATACTTTCGATTCTAATTCTTCAATGGTTGTTTCAATTTCTTCGATTCTTCTTACTCTTTGTCTTTCTAATTTTTTTGCTTCTTTGCTCATTTGGTAAGAAGTTTTTTCTTCCGTTCCTGTATCTTGTTCTAGTTGAATAGCAGCTGTCGCTTCTAATGCTTGAATTTCTGCTTGTTCTAGCTTCTTTTCCACATAATAATCATAGTCACCTAAGAATTCTGTGGATCCTTCCGCAGCTAATTCAATTACCTTTGTTGCTATCCTGTTAATAAAATAACGGTCATGGGAAACAAATAAGATGGTGCCAGGATAATCAATTAAGGCATTTTCGAGCACTTCCTTACTGTCTAAGTCTAAATGGTTTGTTGGCTCGTCCAAGATTAATACATTAGGTTTTTCCATCATTAGCTTCGATAATGCTAATCTTGCTTTTTCTCCACCACTTAAAGAATTCACTGTTTTTAAAACATCGTCTCCTGAAAATAAGAAATTACCGAGTACAGTCCGAATTTCTTTTTCAGGTGTCAGTGGGAAGTCATCCCATAATTCATTCAGTACTCGTTTATTTGACGTTAATTCTGCTTGTTCTTGATCATAGTAGCCGATCATGACGTTTGATCCCAGTGTAATCGATCCGGCATGCTTTGGCAGCTTTTCAATAATTGTTTTTAATAATGTAGATTTACCAACACCGTTTGGACCGACAAGTGCGACACTATCGCCTCTACTTATATGAAAGTTGATATGTTCTGATACGATATTATCTTTATAGCCAATGGAAAGATCATTAATTTTCAAAACATCATTTCCCGTTTGCTTGGTAATTTCAAAACCAAAGGACGCCGATTTTTCATTTCCATCTGGGCGATCCATTCGTTCCATTTTATCTAATGTTTTTCTGCGGCTTTGTGCTCTTTTAGTAGTAGATGCGCGTGCTAAGTTTTTCTGGATAAATGTTTCCAGTTTTGCGATTTCATCTTGTTGTTTTTCGTAAAGTTTCATTTCTCGCTCATAATTTGCCGCTTTTTGCTCAAGATAACCGCTATAGTTACCAATAAATTTTTGAATATAGTGTCTAGATATTTCGTAAACTTGAGTTACCACTTTATCAAGGAAATAACGGTCATGGGAAACAATTAGTACAGCACCCTTGTAGCCTTGCAAGTATTGCTCTAACCAAGATAGTGTTTCAATATCAAGATGGTTTGTCGGCTCGTCCAGGATCAGAATATCTGGTGTGGTCAGGAGCAGTTTGGCTAATGCTAATCTTGTTTTCTGCCCACCACTTAATGTAGAGATTTTTGTACTATAATCGAATGTATTAAAGTTTAGTCCGTGTAAAACGGAACGAATATCTGCTTCGTATTGATAGCCGCCGTTTTCTTTAAATTCGAATTGCAGATGATCATACTCTTTTAAAATTTTCTCAAAAGCATCTGGGTTTTCGATTGTGCTAGGGTCAGACATTTGTTGTTCTAGTTTTCTTATATGCTTCTCTTTTAATTGAAGTTCATGGAAAACAGTTAACATCTCATCCCAAATAGAAAGACTTGATTCGAGGCCAGTATTTTGGGCAAGATAGCCTATTTCGACATTTTTCGGCTTTATGATTTCACCGGAGTCATAAGATAGCTGTCCAGCAATTATTTTTAATAAAGTAGATTTCCCAGCACCATTTCTTCCCACTAGAGCGATCCGGTCTCTTGTTTGTACTTCTAATTTTATATTTGATAAGATAAGTTCAGCTCCAAAGTGCTTGGTCAGCTGATTTACTTGTAATAGTATCATTTCTTCACCTCAGGGGATTATGTATCT
Proteins encoded:
- the tsaE gene encoding tRNA (adenosine(37)-N6)-threonylcarbamoyltransferase complex ATPase subunit type 1 TsaE produces the protein MNNFEWKADNAEETIGFAERIASLLEAGDVITLEGDLGAGKTTFTKGIARGLGITKTVNSPTFTIIKEYQGKMPLYHMDVYRLKDSDEDLGFDEYFEGDGVTVVEWAHLIEDQLPLEYLQIQLFYDNTSGRKIILSPKGSRYMQLCKELF
- the tsaB gene encoding tRNA (adenosine(37)-N6)-threonylcarbamoyltransferase complex dimerization subunit type 1 TsaB, giving the protein MKILAIDTSNFVLGIALYENGKVIGEYITNLKKNHSIRAMPAIEQLMKDCDIKPKDLSKIVVAKGPGSYTGVRIGVTIAKTLAWTLNIPLVGVSSLEVLAASVGRYFDGYVSPLFDARRGQIYTGLYQFTSNDMEVVKNDQLILSTDWVEQLASLKQRILFVGNDLPIHQDIFTEGLGKFAHITDAVDFNPRPSILAMLGEARPEEAIHTFTPNYIRLAEAEANWLKANKEKKEDRG
- the rimI gene encoding ribosomal protein S18-alanine N-acetyltransferase; protein product: MSAFEFRYMTVADIDNVFLIETISFPTPWSKEAFYNELTQNRFAKYIVIQYEEELVGYCGVWIVVDEAHITNIAILPEYRGRKLGETLLTKVMEEARKMGATSMTLEVRVTNVVAQNLYRKLGFQNGAIRKKYYTDNQEDALVMWVKL
- the tsaD gene encoding tRNA (adenosine(37)-N6)-threonylcarbamoyltransferase complex transferase subunit TsaD; protein product: MKNNNVIIMGMETSCDETAVSIVKNGTEILSNIVASQIESHKRFGGVVPEIASRHHVEQITLVIEEALSQAGITYEEIDAIAVTEGPGLVGALLIGVNAAKAISFAHDIPLVGVHHIAGHIYANRLVDNLEFPLLALVVSGGHTELVLMKEHGHFEVIGETRDDAAGEAYDKVARTLNLPYPGGPHIDRLAGEGNPKAVKLPRAWIEGTYDFSFSGLKSAVINTVHNAEQRGEVIRPEDLAASFQESVVDVLVSKTVEAAEEYQVKQVVLAGGVAANNGLRTALMDKFKEMDSVKLTIPPLSLCTDNAAMIAAAGTIFYEKGHRAELDLNGNPGLDITIHNEKE
- a CDS encoding ABC-F family ATP-binding cassette domain-containing protein, with protein sequence MILLQVNQLTKHFGAELILSNIKLEVQTRDRIALVGRNGAGKSTLLKIIAGQLSYDSGEIIKPKNVEIGYLAQNTGLESSLSIWDEMLTVFHELQLKEKHIRKLEQQMSDPSTIENPDAFEKILKEYDHLQFEFKENGGYQYEADIRSVLHGLNFNTFDYSTKISTLSGGQKTRLALAKLLLTTPDILILDEPTNHLDIETLSWLEQYLQGYKGAVLIVSHDRYFLDKVVTQVYEISRHYIQKFIGNYSGYLEQKAANYEREMKLYEKQQDEIAKLETFIQKNLARASTTKRAQSRRKTLDKMERMDRPDGNEKSASFGFEITKQTGNDVLKINDLSIGYKDNIVSEHINFHISRGDSVALVGPNGVGKSTLLKTIIEKLPKHAGSITLGSNVMIGYYDQEQAELTSNKRVLNELWDDFPLTPEKEIRTVLGNFLFSGDDVLKTVNSLSGGEKARLALSKLMMEKPNVLILDEPTNHLDLDSKEVLENALIDYPGTILFVSHDRYFINRIATKVIELAAEGSTEFLGDYDYYVEKKLEQAEIQALEATAAIQLEQDTGTEEKTSYQMSKEAKKLERQRVRRIEEIETTIEELESKVSEHEALLCEPEVFQDHEKVLELNKNLEQLKDQMERLMDEWTELSDK